The genomic segment cgtcctccttttccccagatttgaaggatgcgTCGGGTATATCCATCGTGACCcaccatatcccacaattcatagcatgCCCCAGCCGGCGGCAgccacttagttttaatattactcttattactctttctgggtgtGCAGACACAGGCAGCTATACAGCCAACTTCTGTGTTctaggcttcagttcatttcatctcattttaCTCACTGATCTGAACCTcttcaggtcctgggtttgGTGCAGCAGTGCAGTTGGTTATACTAATGGCTTATCAAAGGTCGTTGTATGTGAAATTCTATTTTATGTATTTGGAAGCAGTAATTAGCAAATACCTTGGAAGTGTTTCACAGAGCTGTTGAATCTATCCATCAAAATGTTCTGACATCTTTAACACAAGCTGAAAATCTGAACCTTTTTGAGTGAGGATTCTTTCCATTACTGATATCAGGTCAGTGTAACTAATAAACTGACACTTCTCGTaggacaaaaacagtgacatGTTGTCCTCTGGTCTGTGCTCTTCTCAGGAGTTGGAAATGCTGAAGGAAGTGTCAGAAGCTTGTGAGTCCCTGAGCGAGGAGAAAAGCGGTTTCAAACACAGCCTCACTACTGGAGCCGAGGAGAGAAGCACACATTACGTAAGTCAGTTTTAATACTCACACTCGTATTTGGAGtttcttacattttgttttttatttgtttcttcttctttttctttctccactAGCTGATCAACTGAAGAAGGTTATGAGGTGAATTGGAGACTTTCTCTCTCAGCTTGATTCATGATGTCGTTTAGAGTGATAAGACTCATCAAAATCACAGAGGAGGGTCTGAGCTATGGTGGTGttgagacacagacaacacagCTTGGAAGTGTTTCACAGAAGTGTAAGGGACAGACAGAGGTGTGTGGTCACTGCAGTCACCATGACACAGACTCCCTGATTTAATCCGAGCATGACTGACATGTTGGGCAAGTTTGTCTAAttcttttttatgtaaaacagaaaagtgtCACTGTTAAATTGGTGAGTCGAGATTTTTTTACGtaatttttttttgagaaatcaTGGGTGACATTAAACAGGCAGTTGCAGAGCTTCTATGTTTAACACTCACTTTGTTCCTTTATAGAAGGAAATTATTTCAGCAGCAGAGCAAAGTGTTTTTTGGACAATAAATGTAAAGTATAACAGAGAATTTGATACTTTGATTTGATACTTTAACCTCACTACATTTATTTCATAGCTCAGAGTTCTAGTTATTCAAAGATGAGAATTTAGATGTGAAATTGAACCTTTAAGTGACTAGTGCTTTGAGAACTGCCATCAGTTACACAATGAAGTTCATTTACGTACAGGTTATTGTATTAGTAATGCTATATTGTACATAGAGACAGAATATGACATGAAGGGCTACTGACCACAGAAAAGTAAAAGGTAACTGGGCCGATAGACTAACGGGAGAGAAACAAGCTTTCTGTGAttctatttgtgtttttttgtggtaATCTTGGATATCTTAGGTTGTCTCATTACTGTCATATATGTCCTATCATTAAAACACTGGCTTCTAACAACTAACAGTGTCtcgaaaataatttaataaataaacaaataatatgGATGCATGACTCAaatgcatgacttttaacttgTGTATTTTTTAGGCTGAACACTGCTGCTAATGCGACTTAGGTAAATGGTTTCAGGCTCTCCCCTCCTGAGTTTGAGAAACGTTCAGGATCAGAAAATGTGTGACTCACAGGTGCTGTAGCGTATGGCCACAGCTTCACTCTGAGCTCCATCTCCATAGAGTGCAGACAGTGATATCTGATACTCCTTAAGACACAGGACAACAGTTTATTGAcatattgtatttttacttCATAATATGTACTCCAACAATCCAATAGTTCTTCCCCACCTGTCTCAGGTTGCCTCCACTTAGTGAGGTaagaaacatcatcatcagctgCAGCTTCCCAGTCACTGTCTGAGAAATTAGTTACCCTAAGGTCAGAAGGAGGAGGCACCTTCActagaagaaaagaataaaaatgagaaagcTACATTTTGACATCTTTCATTATTAATAacatttacagtactgtgcaaaagtcgtGAGCCACACGCTGAAGTATTTCTTTGGACATTATCTGGTTTTTCCACTCCTttttagtccagttcttgtacctgGCCATTTTCTgagtaatgttttttgtttgtttgtgcaaaCACTTTGCACTGACCATTATTGGAGAATTAAAAAGCACCTAAGTCAAGGAATGTGTGTGCACATAACAGAAAACTTGggaaagaaccaattttaaatctttaagcactttgttactagcagcctgtcacaaaaacacattttgtatagtgtgtttttttttttaatctgaataAAATGTATACAAATGTGTGTGATTAATCACAATGTGTTAGTGTGTAATCACCCTGAGACATGCATGCCTGTCTGCTAGCGTCAGATCTAAAGCCATTTCTGATTTGGAGATGCAGGCTGCAGATTCTGTCCAGATTATCCCAGCTCTCGTCACTAAACATCCAGTCTTCACTTATCAAATGTGTAAAATTCAAGGCTGGTCCTTAAAAGCTCCCAACAACACAAAAAGTGCATAGCCACACAAGTCCCAGCGtttcccacagcagcagcagcagcagtagcagcagcagctgtgaaaaGAAAGTGGAGAAAGGATGAATGAGTCTGTGCTTATCGGCTCTCCGCTCTCCCCCAAGCTGGCGTTGTtcttggtagccatgacaacggAGATAGTCCCAGCTTTCTAAATAAAGGCCCCAACaccccaaaaaagaaagaaaaagagatcgGGATTCCCTGCGCAGGCCAGGAATCCCCCTAGCAGACCGAAGCTACAGACAGGATTCGGAATGAGTGAGAATTGAACCATCGACTGTCTGTGCTTCAACCTGCCAGGGGCCGGCAAGTGCTCTGCGCCACCTGGCGGCCGTGTAATTCGTGCAAATTTGACATATTTGACTTCTCTGAATAcgaattatttttgaaaaagaaaaataataattttaatgtaaGGCAAAACATGTATGGTGCTCGGTAAAGATGACACGCCGactcacttcttcttcttcttttttttcttttttttttttgtttgagaaAGTTTGTTTTCGTATTAAACCAGTGTCAGTGACGTCATTCTACGCGACTACCACAGGTAAGGAAAAGGCTGAATCTGtagatctttttcttttatttttgttgtctaaaacacaaaaatcccGAAACAGTCAGCTCACAAAGTTGCAGGTTGGTGGCAATTTGGCAGAACAGCCAATGACTTAAAGCATTTAGTTGCATATATCTTGCCACAAGACGTGCGCTAAGCTAGCTAAATTAGTTTCTGTTAGCGAATCAAGTTTAAGCTCCTCACATATCATCATCCAGGGTACAGTCATATGCTCATGAGGAGATCCCATGCAGGCAACGTAACAAGTTAAATATGCACTAATTTGAAGCTATTTCCTAATATCTAACCATTATGATAAATGTTTGCCTGCGACTGACACAGCCAACACAAATgtcattgaaaaaaacaaaaccctgtgataacatgtttttgtttttctagaaTAGAAGaaccacattttaaaaagccagTAGGAATAAATCTTTGTTGTTACTGCATGATTAGAATGAAGTAACAACAAGTCTGGCTGGAATAAGAAGTGGTAATCTGCGTACTGTGCTAGTGATCTGCATAATTCACCTTAGATGGTCATCTGTTTGGATGGCTGAAGTCGGCTAACGACACAGCTAATTTCATCAGGCTGCTTATGAAACATCTAAAATGATAGATGGTTAACTACACAACGGAAGCAACAGCATTACAATCacttgatttaattaaagattttCCCCCAAACTTTTGATCCAAATGAGCAAAGTACTGCAACCATCTGAACCTTCTAGGTGTTACATGTTACAGTGTTGCACTCTGGCCagctttaaaaatggaaaactctttgtgtggtttacTCGGTTCTGTAAATGAGGCTCCTTTCATTTGTGAGACTGTTGTTCTTCTCTTCCCTTTTGTCCACCCTTACAAGGTGAAGGTGCTGCCCACCCATGATGCCAGCAAGGTGCGTGCAAGTGGATCCGGCCTTAAAACCACTGGAGTGCCCACCTCTCTGCCAGTGAAGTTCAACATTGATGCCAAAGATGCAGGTGAGGGACTGCTGGCAGTGCAGATCACTGTGAGTGCATGAACGTGGACCACACAATAATGTAATCAAAGCGCTGATATTTAggtaacagtttttgttttctcctgaaGGACCCAGACGGGAAGCCCAAGAAGCAAATATCTGTGACAACCATGATGGGACCTACCTGGTGTCTTATGTGCCAGACATGACTGACAGATACGCCACACTCATTAAGTACGGAGGAGACGAGATCCCTTATTCACCCTACTGAATCAGGGCTCTGCCCACCCGAGATGCCAGCAAGTGCACTGTCACTGAATGTTGTCCAGTGGCCAGGTAGGACTCACTTCCTTGGTTGCTTATACAACTTTTAGTTGGCCCTTTAGGTCACTTGATCCATGACTTGAGTAAGCACTGTCCTGTTGAGTTTGTGGGCTCAGATGACAGTTATTGTAGAAAGGATGTGAAatcatgttttagttttttgtaaattatagtCAAACATACAATGAACTGGGGTATTCTCTTTGGTTAACAGAGCAATGCGATAATAAAAGTGGACAAAGCACATCGAGTTGCCACAAATATCTTAGTATATCACACAGTTTACATAGTCGAAAAGGAGTATAAAGAAGTTTACActtacagtggggcaaaaaatgaggtgaccaaatacttattttccaCCATAATTTGCAAATCAATTCTTTAAAACTCAGACAAGTTAGAGGTACACCTATGATGAAAATTACAGGCCTCTCTCATCTTTTTAAGTGGGAGAACTTTCTTTCATCATCAACATCTGCATCCACGATCCACCAGCTCAACAGCAACATCTGTCAGCTGTGCATCCAACTCGAGGCCTTCGCCTGCTGTGCTCAGGCTCTGGGCCGCGATTTCCGTCCCTTGTTGACGACCTCGCTGTATCCTGTGCTGGAGAAAGCTGGTGAGGAGACGCTGCTGGTCAGCCAGGCGGCGCTGAGCTCCATATGGAACATCAATAAGGTCTGTGGATACGCTTCCCTGAAGGAACTGATCAATGAGAACTCTGACTACCTGCTTAATGACATATCACTCAACCTTCAGAGACTCAGCCAGCATCCACAGGTTGTTATgacgtgtttttgtttttaacccaaAATGGACACAGAAATAACTGTTGGAGGGTTTACCCGATTTCCTCCTTGATCTGCTTAAGCCTGTGCTGCCCTGAGCTTGTACTGTATTTCATTATAATCCTGTTTTGTTGGCCAGGCTCCACCGGTGTTGACAGTTCTGTTGACTCACTCTGACTGCAGCCTGCTGGTCGGGGACATCGTTCAGGATCTGGATCTCAGCTACGAGCGCACAGCTGCTCTTTTCTGCTCCGCGCTGCACGCGCTCATGAAGGCACTGGGTAAGATTTCAACAGTGATGTCAGCTTGAGTCTCACGTATactgggagtcaaagaggacaAGGAAGAAAATGTGACTCATTGCATGCTCTgccacattttttttatgttgcttaACTTTGTTTTCTGCAGTGCCCTTCAAAGTTTCTATCAAGGAGTACACTTCAGGATGTATAATTTGCTCGTTATGAAATTGTCAGTATCTTTGGAAACATTTAATACATCGTGATGGTTTAATTGCTGAGTCGTTTTCTGTTGTAGAATTAATATTCATAATAATATTCATACAGAAGTTTTACAAGCCCTCgcagtaaaaatgtatgaatTAAATGTTACTGATGGGCTCTTTTCAAAAACATCAGCGTCTGTGTCACACTGATTTTGATCAACTGACTTATTTTATTGTAACCAAACCTATGCTCATattgttgccttgtttttccttTAGCGAGGTGGTTTCCTTCCACTTGTAGCAGGACCAGTACGTCTGCCAGCTCCAGGAAAAGCTCCAGTGACCAGGAAGACCTCAGCATTCGCCAATTCCTGCTGAATTACCGCAAACAGAAAGAAGTGGCAGAGGGCATTGGAATAGAGGACGATGACACCGAAGACAGAGGTAATAGGTCTGTCTAAGGGCCAGTGGAATATAAGCTataggcaatgttccctctaagctgcgcacgtgcgcaattgcgcactgctggcacagtctctgcgcacagaaaatctgcgttgcgcacaaaaaaaaaaaactgacagtacctgaattgaaattaaaattaatactttaacaattctgttttgcagtgtgagtcagtaagtgactggctgctcccatatgggattagaacgatgccaccttatcccatagtccagccaataatgcgattcacattcgtatatacgcagccaatcaacgtagttgacaggctatgacagcgtccttatgtgccgacaccggtgttttagctagcaaagcggcgtggctgatgtggagtgaagccacgtaaatgacaacgtgtacaaccattggaggtGCGAGCAGGagagacggaacaattgacgggacaagtgtggactttataccagtttttaaattgtgttgataggccacgtaaaaccagagttgtgatataaaaaaaatgcaatgtttggttttcttcctgaatactatcgttgtttatatttactgcgggaagaaacggtaaaaacggcgttttataagaaaaaaagctcgaaagcactctccgcctgtcagcaaaaacaaaaccccccgCCTCCCCTTTcatattcgtccaaaaaagtaccatgtcgaccttCTGACATCTTTAACACAAGCTGAAAATCTGAACCTTTTTGAGTGAGGATTCTTTCCATTACTGATATCAGGTCAGTGTAACTAATAAACTGACACTTCTCGTaggacaaaaacagtgacatGTTGTCCTCTGGTCTGTGCTCTTCTCAGGAGTTGGAAATGCTGAAGGAAGTGTCAGAAGCTTGTGAGTCCCTGAGCGAGGAGAAAAGCGGTTTCAAACACAGCCTCACTACTGGAGCCGAGGAGAGAAGCACACATTACGTAAGTCAGTTTTAATACTCACACTCGTATTTGGAGTTtcttacattttgtttattatttgtttcttcttctttttctttctccactAGCTGATCAACTGAAGAAGGTTATGAGGTGAATTGGAGACTTTCTCTCTCAGCTTGATTCATGATGTCGTTTAGAGTGATAAGACTCATCAAAATCACAGAGGAGGGTCTGAGCTATGGTGGTGttgagacacagacaacacagCTTGGAAGTGTTTCACAGAAGTGTAAAGGACAGACAGAGGTGTGTGGTCACTGCAGTCACCATGACACAGACTCCCTGATTTAATCCGAGCATGACTGACATGTTGGGCAAGTTTGTCTAAttcttttttatgtaaaacagaaaagtgtCACTGTTAAATTGGTGAGTCGAGATTTTTTTACGtaatttttttttgagaaatcaTGGGTGACATTAAACAGGCAGTTGCAGAGCTTCTATGTTTAACACTCACTTTGTTCCTTTATAGAAGGAAATTATTTCAGCAGCAGAGCAAAGTGTTTTTTGGACAATAAATGTAAAGTATAACAGAGAATTTGATACTTTAACCTCACTACATTTATTTCATAGCTCAGAGTTCTAGTTATTCAAAGATGAGAATTTAGATGTGAAATTGAACCTTTAAGTGACTAGTGCTTTGAGAACTGCCATCAGTTACACAATGAAGTTCATTTACGTACAGGTTATTGTATTAGTAATGCTATATTGTACATAGAGACAGAATATGACATGAAGGGCTACTGACCACAGAAAAGTAAAAGGTAACTGGGCCGATAGACTAACGGGAGAGAAACAAGCTTTCTGTGAttctatttgtgtttttttgtggtaATCTTGGATATCTTAGGTTGTCTCATTACTGTCATATATGTCCTATCATTAAAACACTGGCTTCTAACAACTAACAGTGTCtcgaaaataatttaataaataaacaaataatatgGATGCATGACTCAaatgcatgacttttaacttgTGTATTTTTTAGGCTGAACACTGCTGCTAATGCGACTTAGGTAAATGGTTTCAGGCTCTCCCCTCCTGAGTTTGAGAAACGTTCAGGATCAGAAAATGTGTGACTCACAGGTGCTGTAGCGTATGGCCACAGCTTCACTCTGAGCTCCATCTCCATAGAGTGCAGACAGTGATATCTGATACTCCTTAAGACACAGGACAACAGTTTATTGAcatattgtatttttacttCATAATATGTACTCCAACAATCCAATAGTTCTTCCCCACCTGTCTCAGGTTGCCTCCACTTAGTGAGGTaagaaacatcatcatcagctgCAGCTTCCCAGTCACTGTCTGAGAAATTAGTTACCCTAAGGTCAGAAGGAGGAGGCACCTTCActagaagaaaagaataaaaatgagaaagcTACATTTTGACATCTTTCATTATTAATAacatttacagtactgtgcaaaagtcgtGAGCCACACGCTGAAGTATTTCTTTGGACATTATCTGGTTTTTCCACTCCTttttagtccagttcttgtacctgGCCATTTTCTgagtaatgttttttgtttgtttgtgcaaaCACTTTGCACTGACCATTATTGGAGAATTAAAAAGCACCTAAGTCAAGGAATGTGTGTGCACATAACAGAAAACTTGggaaagaaccaattttaaatctttaagcactttgttactagcagcctgtcacaaaaacacattttgtatagtgtggttttttttttaatctgaataaaatgtataaaaatgtgtgtgattAATCACAATGTGTTAGTGTGTAATCACCCTGAGACATGCATGCCTGTCTGCTAGCGTCAGATCTAAAGCCATTTCTGATTTGGAGATGCAGGCTGCAGATTCTGTCCAGATTATCCCAGCTCTCGTCACTAAACATCCAGTCTTCACTTATCAAATGTGTAAAATTCAAGGCTGGTCCTTAAAAGCTCCCAACAACACAAAAAGTGCATAGCCACACAAGTCCCAGCGtttcccacagcagcagcagcagcagcagctgtgaaaaGAAAGTGGAGAAAGGATGAATGAGTCTGTGCTTATCGGCTCTCCGCTCTCCCCCAAGCTGGCGTTGTtcttggtagccatgacaacggAGATAGTCCCAGCTTTCTAAATAAAGGCCCCAACACCCCAAAAAAGAGATCGGGATTCCCTGCGCAGGCCAGGAATCCCCCTAGCAGACCGAAGCTACAGACAGGATTCGGAATGAGTGATTGAGTGAGAATTGAACCATCGACTGTCTGTGCTTCAACCTGCCAGGGGCCGGCAAGTGCTCTGCGCCAGAAAGAACTGGCAGAGGGCATTGGAATAGAGGACGATGACACCGAAGACCGAGGTAATGGGTCTGTCTAAGGGCCAGTGGAATATAAGCTATAGGTTGTAGTGGTGGTTATATTAGATTCAGAGTGTAGAGGAGATGGATCATTGTAATTAAGAGTCATAGAAATCTGAACCTCACTGCTAAACTGGCGGTCTAACTGTACATGTGCTGCCATTGCAGAGGTCCCTCCCACTGAGTGTGAGGATGTGGAAGATATTGGTAGTCCTGATGTGAAAGCAGAGCTTCCCTCCCACCTCAGCATCACTAAGGATGTTAAGGAGCGCTGCATTCATCTGCTGTCTgatcccagcctcaggctccgACTCAAGGTAGTTTTATGTAGAGTCAACTGTTGgactaataacaaaaataatcattcTTGTGAAGGTAGGACCGCCAGCGTTGGTACAATTCATCCTGTCAGAACTGTGTGGATGACTGTTCAGTGGTGTAATGCTCATCAAGGAAAAACATTCAGTCTGGTCCAGGAGTGAAACAGAAATAAGTCACGTCTGTGCTGAAGTCGTGCCTGCTCAGGAGTTTGGGCTCTCAATGAAGACCTCAGTAATTAGTTTCAGCTCACATATAATCAGGATCAAAACAGAGATAATTGTTAGGCGTGTTGTGCGTCTTTGTCTTTAGGTACTGGACGTGCTGGAGTTGTGCGTTCAGGTGCTGAGTGAGAGGGAAAATGAACTGCTGCCTATGGCTCATCGCTGCTGGCCAGCACTCCTGCAGAGACTCACAGCCGATGACCCATTAGCAGTCCTCAGAGCCTTCAGGGTAAGTAAAACAAACCTCTCTTTTCATTACATGAGTCAAAATTATTCAAGTCGTCTTTAGTTTTAAACTCTTAAtagtgaaagaatgaaagatggtgcccaacaacagtcttatttcattcagaaatagttctattattttcttctttgggTTGTAATGTGAAGACTCTTGAAACTAACATTTCTTCTATCAGCACAGAAAAATCACCGTGTGGATGCCTTCTTAGAGGCTGCTTTTCAAACTGTCTCAGAGAATCACAAAGTAGGACTTTGTGATAAATGAAGCTGATAGTTTTTTGTGATCTTTGGTACAAGTGTCAGCTGATTCAACTTGTCGTGTAAATTAGGCTACTCGTCAGCTCCTGTCATCAGCtggaatatttttaaatttgttattcATATTTTCATTGATGAACTGACAAGTACAGACACGTTAAGTCTGTAAACAGTCATTTAttcactcagagctgctgctgggaAATTGTTTCATCAGCTTTTGGATATATACGAGTTTTGTAAATACTACAATTCATCCATGAGTATACAACGGGAAGGTTTTATTGAATTTTGACTGCTTGCTGCTGGATTGTATAGTTTGGTTACAACAGTTTAAATCAGATTTAGTACTGACTTTAgtacaaaccggattccaaaaaagttgggacactaaacaaattgtgaataaaaactgaaaaactgaatgcaatgatgtggagatggcaaatgtcaatatttgattcagaatagaacataaatcacggaacaaaagttgaaactgagaaaatttatcatctgaagggaaaaatatggtgattcaaaatgtcatggtgtcaacaaatcccaaaaaagttgggacaaggccattttcaccactgtgtgGCATCTCCCCTTCTTCTTACAACACTCAACAGACGTCTGGGGACCGAGGAGACCAGTTTCTCAAGTTTAGCAATAGGAATGCTCTCCCATTCGTGTCTAATACAGGCCTCTAACTGTTCAatcgtcttgggccttctttgtcgcaccttcctCTTTATGATGCGCCAAATGTTCTCTATAGGTGAAAGATCTGGACTGCAGACTGGCCATTTCAGTACCCGGATCCTTCTCCTACGCAGCcatgatgttgtgattgatgcagAATGTGGTCTGGCATTATCTTGCTGAAAAATGCAGGGTCTTCCCTGAAAGAGATGACttctggatgggagcatatgttgttctagaacctgaatatatttttctgcattgatggtgcctttccagacatGCAAGCTGCCCATGCCACACGCACTCATGCaaccccataccatcagagacgCAGGCTTCTGAACTGAGCGTTGATAACAACTTGGGTTGTCCTTGTCCTTGTCCTTGGTCCGGATGACATGGCGtcccacatttccaaaaagaacTTGGAATCGTGACccgtctgaccacagaacagtcttCCATTTTGCCACACTCCATTTTACATGATCCCTGGCCCAGTGGAAACGCCTGAGCTTGTGGATCttgcttagaaatggcttcttctttgcactgtAGAGTTTCAGCTGGCAA from the Pelmatolapia mariae isolate MD_Pm_ZW linkage group LG20, Pm_UMD_F_2, whole genome shotgun sequence genome contains:
- the LOC134618136 gene encoding uncharacterized protein LOC134618136 isoform X1, encoding MMSFRVIRLIKITEEGLSYGGVETQTTQLGSVSQKCKGQTEGPASALRQKELAEGIGIEDDDTEDREVPPTECEDVEDIGSPDVKAELPSHLSITKDVKERCIHLLSDPSLRLRLKVLDVLELCVQVLSERENELLPMAHRCWPALLQRLTADDPLAVLRAFRSSKVHHWSLTMSVHDSREPLPDVVRCCQSLSTHSSRKLLQDVIRAASNECDDVRGAAVVSSDGLQCRMLTGLGCDGPSGRTRLGQEAPRLPGTRLAWTPLSKRNFCPAQEHTRNIRPGLWDWVGFLCTKRIVF
- the LOC134618148 gene encoding filamin-A-like; protein product: RHSTRLPQVKVLPTHDASKVRASGSGLKTTGVPTSLPVKFNIDAKDAGPRREAQEANICDNHDGTYLVSYVPDMTDRYATLIKYGGDEIPYSPY
- the LOC134618136 gene encoding TELO2-interacting protein 1 homolog isoform X2, which produces MMSFRVIRLIKITEEGLSYGGVETQTTQLGSVSQKCKGQTEGPASALRQKELAEGIGIEDDDTEDREVPPTECEDVEDIGSPDVKAELPSHLSITKDVKERCIHLLSDPSLRLRLKVLDVLELCVQVLSERENELLPMAHRCWPALLQRLTADDPLAVLRAFRVMT